In one window of Syngnathus typhle isolate RoL2023-S1 ecotype Sweden linkage group LG7, RoL_Styp_1.0, whole genome shotgun sequence DNA:
- the LOC133156464 gene encoding ADP-ribosylation factor 4-like, which produces MGLTLSSVFGRLFGKKQMRILMVGLDAAGKTTILYKLKLGEIVTTIPTIGFNVETVEYKNISFTVWDVGGQDKIRPLWRHYFQNTQGLIFVVDSNDRERVAEAAEELSKMLGEQELKDAVLLVFANKQDLPNALSINELTEKLALNKLRNKEWHLQPTCATQGSGLYEGLDWLSAELSK; this is translated from the exons ATGGGGCTGACTTTATCTTCAGTGTTTGGTCGACtttttggcaaaaaacaaatgagGATTTTAATGG TTGGTCTGGATGCAGCTGGAAAAACTACCATCTTGTACAAGCTGAAGCTTGGCGAAATAGTAACTACCATCCCAACTATAG GTTTCAATGTGGAGACGGTGGAATACAAAAATATCAGTTTCACCGTGTGGGATGTGGGTGGCCAGGACAAGATCAGACCTCTGTGGCGACATTACTTCCAGAACACACAG GGCCTCATTTTTGTTGTGGACAGCAATGACAGAGAAAGAGTGGCTGAGGCTGCAGAGGAGCTCTCGAAGATG CTGGGCGAGCAAGAGTTGAAGGATGCCGTGTTGCTGGTGTTTGCCAACAAACAGGACCTCCCCAACGCCCTGTCTATTAACGAGCTCACCGAAAAATTAGCTCTCAACAAGCTGCGGAACAAAGAG TGGCACCTTCAGCCGACCTGTGCCACCCAGGGCAGCGGCTTGTACGAAGGACTGGACTGGCTTTCTGCGGAGCTGTCCAAGTAG
- the LOC133156465 gene encoding galactose-specific lectin nattectin-like, producing the protein MAFALHLLFLVCGISGLFTGVESVKLTPKIANSCPRGWTQLDCKCYIYEDEERSFADAESVCNILGGNLASIHNDLENAFIVELIRANGDESEGWIGLHDAIDDTDYIWTDGSDEDFRNFDTTGSEPNDTTGDCVEIDESDGLWQTAACADDNVYVCIRDILH; encoded by the exons ATGGCATTTGCTCTTCACCTGTTGTTCCTCGTTTGTGGAATCAGTGGACTGTTCACTGGAGTC GAATCTGTCAAATTGACTCCAAAAATAG CCAATAGCTGCCCTCGAGGCTGGACTCAGTTGGACTGTAAATGTTACATTTACGAAGATGAAGAGAGGTCTTTTGCTGATGCAGAG AGCGTCTGCAACATTCTTGGTGGAAATCTGGCCTCCATCCACAATGACTTGGAAAATGCATTTATTGTTGAACTGATTCGAGCGAATGGTGACGAGTCGGAGGGCTGGATTGGACTCCATGATGCAATTGAT GATACTGACTACATATGGACTGATGGCTCAGATGAAGATTTCCGCAACTTTGACACAACAGGTTCAGAGCCAAACGATACGACTGGTGACTGTGTGGAAATTGATGAGTCCG atgGACTTTGGCAAACTGCGGCCTGCGCAGACGACAATGTGTATGTTTGCATCAGAGATATACTCCACTAA
- the LOC133156612 gene encoding lithostathine-1-beta-like gives MAFALRSLFLLCGISGLLTGVWSFPAKGTADVTCPAGWTQLDCSCYIYQDEARNFADGEAVCNILGGNLVSIHNALENAIVQQLIAAEDTDPDAPNLAWIGLHDSIADGDYIWTDGTVENFRNFDTGEPNSATGNCVRMDETTGLWQTGDCEAMDEYVCIQEAHRFH, from the exons ATGGCATTTGCTCTACGCTCGTTGTTCCTCCTTTGTGGGATCAGTGGACTGCTGACTGGGGTT tgGTCTTTCCCTGCAAAAG gtactgcCGACGTCACCTGCCCTGCAGGCTGGACTCAGTTGGACTGTTCCTGTTACATTTACCAAGACGAAGCAAGGAACTTTGCAGATGGAGAG GCCGTGTGCAACATTCTTGGTGGAAATCTGGTCTCCATTCATAATGCCTTGGAAAACGCAATTGTTCAACAATTGATTGCTGCAGAAGATACCGATCCTGACGCTCCTAACCTTGCCTGGATTGGACTTCATGATTCGATTGCG GATGGGGACTACATTTGGACTGATGGCACAGTTGAGAATTTCCGCAACTTTGATACAGGGGAGCCCAATAGTGCTACTGGTAACTGTGTACGGATGGATGAGACGA CTGGACTTTGGCAAACGGGTGACTGTGAAGCCATGGACGAATATGTTTGCATCCAGGAGGCACACCGTTTCCACTAA
- the LOC133156703 gene encoding galactose-specific lectin nattectin-like, with protein sequence SPADWTQLNSSCYIYQNEARNFADGEAVCNILGGNLVSIHNDLENTVVQQLIAAANLTWIGLHDSIVDGDYIWTDGTVENFRNFESGEFNSSNGDCVLMDETAGLWTSANCTDLQTYVCIKNMHSLFI encoded by the exons agtccTGCAGACTGGACTCAGTTGAACTCTTCGTGTTACATTTACCAAAACGAAGCAAGGAACTTTGCAGATGGAGAG GCCGTTTGCAACATTCTTGGTGGAAATCTGGTATCCATTCATAATGACCTGGAAAACACAGTTGTTCAACAACTGATTGCTGCAGCTAACCTTACTTGGATTGGACTTCATGATTCAATTGTG GATGGTGACTACATTTGGACTGATGGCACAGTTGAGAATTTCCGCAACTTTGAGTCAGGGGAGTTCAATAGCAGTAATGGTGACTGTGTACTGATGGATGAGACTG CTGGACTTTGGACAAGTGCAAACTGTACAGATCTTCAAACATATGTTTGCATCAAGAATATGCATAGTTTGTTCATCTAA